Part of the Vulgatibacter sp. genome is shown below.
CTCCAATACGGTGCGCCACAACAGGCCCGACGTGGTGCTCCTCGACGTCAACATGGCGCAGCTCTCCGGCGACCGGGTGCTCGGCGTCGCCAGGCGCCACGCGCCGCCGGGCACGCAATTCCTCCTCTACTCGGCCAACGACGAGAGCACGCTCCGCAACCTCGCCAGGGACGTGGAGGCGGACGGCTGGATCTCCAAGAGCGCCGATCCCGAGGAGCTGGTCCGCAAGCTCGAGGAGCACGGCAGGCGGCGGAAGGCGCAGGGATGAACCGCCGGGCCGACACCGCTGGATCGGAGCTCCGAGGGCTGGCGCAGCGCCACCGCAAGGCGCTCGTCGACCACGCGGCGGAGCTGCAGTCGATGGCGGCGACGATGCGGGAGCTCGACGCCGCCTCCCACGAGATCGCCCAGGGCGCAGGTCGCGTGGCGGGCGCCGCGGAGCGGAGCCTCGTGCAGGTCCGCGCCGGCGAGGAGGCGACCGCCGGGATGGTCCAGCGCCTCGAGGCGATCCACGACAACGCCGCGTCGGTCCACGGGGCCCTCGGGGCGCTGGCGGAGAAGATCGCCGCGATCGGCAGCGCGGTGGAGGTGATCGACGATCTCTCCGACCGCGTCGATCTCCTCGCCCTCAACGCCGCCCTCGAGGGCGCGCGGGCAGGGGAGGCGGGCCGCGGTCTCCAGGTGATCGCCGCGGAGATGCGGCGGATGGCGGAGAACGTGGCGGCGCGCACCAGGGGGATCCGCGAGCTCCTCGAGCAGACCCACGAGGCGAGCGAGGCGGCGCTGCAGGCCTCGGAGCGCAACCGCGACGTGGCCATCGACGCGGAGGAACTCGGCCTCGCCGCCACCGCCAGCCTCGGGGAGATCCTCACCTGCGCGGAGGAGACGGCGTCCGCCGCCAGGGAGATCGGGATCGCCACGCTGCAGCAGCAGGAGGCCTCCGAGGGAGCGCTCCGCGGCGTGGTCGCCCTCACCGAGACCGGCGTCTCGCTCCGGGGGATCGCGGCGGAGCTCGAGGAGCGGATCGAGTAGCCGCCTGCCCGGCCGCTTCGAGGCGCGAGGGCCTTTTCCCCCGCGCCGACGTCCGGTATCTCTCCTCCTTCGACGGAGGTGGACGATGGCGGGGCCCCGGCTTTCTGCAGTGGTGATGTGCTTCAACGAGAAGCGGGTGATCGGCCGCTGCCTCGACGCGCTCGCCTTCTGCGACGAGATCGTGGTGGTGGACGACTGCTCCACCGACGGCACCTGGGAGCTGCTCCAGCAGCGCGCCGACGTCCGGCCCTTCCAGCACCGGCACACCACCTTCGCCGCCCAGCGCCAGTACGGAAAGGATCGCGCCACCGGCGACTGGATCCTCACCATGGACGCGGACGAGACGGTGACCCCGGCGCTCGCGCGCCGGATCCGCGAGACCATCGCCCGCGCCGACGCCGCCGACGTCTACGAGATCCGCCGAATCAATCCCTACCCGCGGACCCTCGACGGCCACTTCTGGACGAAGCATCCGCGCCTGGTGCGGGCGGAGAAATGCCGCTGGGTGGTGACCGACGACCCCCACTCGCCCCTCGACACGCAGGGGCTGCGGGTGGCGATCCTCGAGGGCGCCCACCTCGACCACGAGCCGCTCCCCGACGTGGCAACGATGCTGCGCAAGAACATCAACCGCAGCCTGATCGTGGCGGCGCTCGATCGTTCGAAGGGGCGCGAGGGCGGGTTGCTCTCGCTGCTCGGCTCCTCGCTCGGGCGCTTCTTCAAATATTACGTGCGCGAGGGCGCGTGGCGCTTCGGCGCCGACGGGCTGATCTTCGCCGCGGCGTGCGGCTTCGAGGCCTTCGCGAAGCAGGCCTTCCTCGTCGAGCGACAGGACAGGCCCCTCGAGCAGATGCAGGACGGCGGCCCCGGCTCCTATCCGGCGGGCACCACCTTCGTCTCCGGCAAGGGCGAGAAGGCCGCCTAGGCAGCGGGCCTGCCTGCGGCGATCGCCTCGTCCAGGCCGGCGACCACCGCCTCCACCGTGGCCCGGTCCACCTTCGCCCCGGCGCCCCGCGCCTCCACCTCGTCGAGGGTCTTCGCCGCGAGGAGCACCGGCAGGGCGCAGAAGGCGATCACGCCTGCGGAGGCGCCGGCGGCCTGGAGCGCCCGCACGTAGCCGCGGGCAGCGCCGAGATCGGCCCGGGCCCTGGCGAAGACCACCGCCAGGTCGAGATCCGGTGGGAGGAAGCTGCGCCCCTCGCTCGCGTCGTCCGCCGCGTCCTTGAGGATGTTGACGAGCTGGAGCGCCTCCCCGAAGGCCACCGCCCTGGCGCGGAGCGCCTCCTCCGCCACCTCGAGGTCCTCGGCGAGGAGGAGGAGATCGGTGAGGAGCTCGCCGACGATCCCCGCCACCACATAACAATAGGCCACCAGATCGCCGAGATCGCGCAGCTGCAGCCGCCCTTCCTCGCTCGCCCGGGCCACGAAGGCGCGCATGCCCTCGGTGGTGCGGAGCGCGTGGTGGGCGATCACGCCGCGGGCGGCGGGCTCGATCGCGGCGAAGGCGGCGAGGAGCGCGGGCAGGGCTTCGAGGAGCTCGAGGTAGCCCTCGTGATCGCAGGGCGGGGCACCTCGCCAGGTGGCGACCAGCGCCGCGGGATCTGCCTCGCCCCGCAGCACCGCCGCGAAGCCGTCCAGGGCCTCGACCCGAAGGGCCCGGTCCCAGCGGAAGGCGTCCTCGAGGGTGTCGGCGACGCGGAAGAGGAGGTAGGCCACCGCCACCTGATCGCGCAGCGGCCGGGGCAGGCGCGGGATCGAGAGGGCGAAGGTGCGGCTGGTGCGCAGGAGCAGCTTCTCGAGATCCGCCATCGCGGCGCACGCTACCTGCGGTCGCCGGGTAGGCGGAAGCGCATTTTCTGCGCCTCAGGGGCGCTGCGGTCGCACCGGCTGCTGCCGCCGCGCCGAGATCCGCACGATCCGGGGCCCCTTCATCTCCTCCACGGTGAGCTCGACGCCGCTCACCGCCAACTTGTCGCCGGCGACGGGAACGCGGTCGAGGCGCACCATGATCAGGCCGCCCACGGTGGAGACCTCGTCCTCGTCGATCTCGAGGCCGAAGTGCCGGTTGAAGTCCTCGAGGGGCGTGGTCGGATCCACGGCGAAGACGCCGGTGGGCAGCGCCACGATCGACGGCCCCCAGGTGGCGAACTCGTCCTGGAGCTCGCCGAGGACCGCTGCGACCACGTCCTCCACCGTGACCAGGCCAGCGGTGCCGCCGTACTCGTCGACGACGATCGCCATGTGCTGGCGCTTGCGGCGGAACTCGCGGAGGAGCACGTCGGCGCGCATCGTCTCCGGCACGTAGAGCGGCTCCCTCAGGACCTCGCGGAGCTGCGGCCCCGTGCGAGGCACCTCGCCGCCCCGGAGGAAGAGATCCTTGAGGTTGAGGATGCCGAGCACCGTGTCGAGATCCTCCTCCACCACCGGATAGCGGGTGTGGCCGGTCTGCATCGCCAGCTCCCGCCGCTCCTCGCCGGTCATGTCGGTGCGAAAGAAGATCACGTCGCCGCGGGCCACCATCAGGTCCCGGGCGGAGCGCTGCGGCAGGCGGATGGTGCGCTCGAGCATGTCGAGGCGCTCGCGGGGAATGCCGCCGGTGGCGCGCATCGCCGAGACGATGAGGCGCAGCTCCTCCTCGCTGTGGCCGAGCTCGGTTTCGCTCGCCGGGTGGAGCCCCACGAGCCGCAGGGCCTTCGCCGCGATGCCGTTGAGCGCCCAGATGAAGGGGTAGAAGAGCACCCGGAAGAGCTTCATCGGCGCGGCCACCGCCAGCGAGACGCCCTCGGGGCGCTGGATGGCGAGGCTCTTCGGCGCGAGCTCGCCGAAGACGATGTGGAGGAAGGTGATGATGGTGAAGGCCACCGCGATGGCGATCGGGTGGGCGCTCGCTGCGGGCAGGCCGAGGGAGAGGACCACCGGCTCGA
Proteins encoded:
- a CDS encoding glycosyltransferase family 2 protein; its protein translation is MAGPRLSAVVMCFNEKRVIGRCLDALAFCDEIVVVDDCSTDGTWELLQQRADVRPFQHRHTTFAAQRQYGKDRATGDWILTMDADETVTPALARRIRETIARADAADVYEIRRINPYPRTLDGHFWTKHPRLVRAEKCRWVVTDDPHSPLDTQGLRVAILEGAHLDHEPLPDVATMLRKNINRSLIVAALDRSKGREGGLLSLLGSSLGRFFKYYVREGAWRFGADGLIFAAACGFEAFAKQAFLVERQDRPLEQMQDGGPGSYPAGTTFVSGKGEKAA
- a CDS encoding response regulator encodes the protein MAEPLRVLVVDDDALHLSMVQRLLGGYGIEVQTSSSALGVSNTVRHNRPDVVLLDVNMAQLSGDRVLGVARRHAPPGTQFLLYSANDESTLRNLARDVEADGWISKSADPEELVRKLEEHGRRRKAQG
- a CDS encoding hemolysin family protein, with product MDASWLGLAAAIVLVIANGFFVATEFAIVKVRATRLDEMVKAGERRAAAARNVVEHLDEYLSATQLGITLASLGLGWLGEPAFAHLIEPVVLSLGLPAASAHPIAIAVAFTIITFLHIVFGELAPKSLAIQRPEGVSLAVAAPMKLFRVLFYPFIWALNGIAAKALRLVGLHPASETELGHSEEELRLIVSAMRATGGIPRERLDMLERTIRLPQRSARDLMVARGDVIFFRTDMTGEERRELAMQTGHTRYPVVEEDLDTVLGILNLKDLFLRGGEVPRTGPQLREVLREPLYVPETMRADVLLREFRRKRQHMAIVVDEYGGTAGLVTVEDVVAAVLGELQDEFATWGPSIVALPTGVFAVDPTTPLEDFNRHFGLEIDEDEVSTVGGLIMVRLDRVPVAGDKLAVSGVELTVEEMKGPRIVRISARRQQPVRPQRP
- a CDS encoding squalene/phytoene synthase family protein; the protein is MADLEKLLLRTSRTFALSIPRLPRPLRDQVAVAYLLFRVADTLEDAFRWDRALRVEALDGFAAVLRGEADPAALVATWRGAPPCDHEGYLELLEALPALLAAFAAIEPAARGVIAHHALRTTEGMRAFVARASEEGRLQLRDLGDLVAYCYVVAGIVGELLTDLLLLAEDLEVAEEALRARAVAFGEALQLVNILKDAADDASEGRSFLPPDLDLAVVFARARADLGAARGYVRALQAAGASAGVIAFCALPVLLAAKTLDEVEARGAGAKVDRATVEAVVAGLDEAIAAGRPAA
- a CDS encoding methyl-accepting chemotaxis protein, producing the protein MNRRADTAGSELRGLAQRHRKALVDHAAELQSMAATMRELDAASHEIAQGAGRVAGAAERSLVQVRAGEEATAGMVQRLEAIHDNAASVHGALGALAEKIAAIGSAVEVIDDLSDRVDLLALNAALEGARAGEAGRGLQVIAAEMRRMAENVAARTRGIRELLEQTHEASEAALQASERNRDVAIDAEELGLAATASLGEILTCAEETASAAREIGIATLQQQEASEGALRGVVALTETGVSLRGIAAELEERIE